From a single Candidatus Delongbacteria bacterium genomic region:
- a CDS encoding response regulator, with translation MRFLVVEDDFIARRILTQHLSRWGSCDVAVDGAEAVQAVKMALVEAKPYDLICLDIMMPNLNGQEALKRIRAVEVEFEISPGEGSKIVMTTAMGDSRNVLSAFDSQCEGYLVKPITPEALEKQLICLDLIPA, from the coding sequence ATGCGGTTTCTGGTTGTTGAAGATGATTTCATCGCAAGGCGCATTCTGACCCAGCACCTGTCCCGCTGGGGATCCTGCGATGTGGCAGTGGACGGGGCCGAAGCGGTCCAGGCGGTCAAGATGGCCCTTGTGGAAGCAAAACCATACGACCTGATCTGCCTGGACATCATGATGCCCAACCTCAACGGGCAGGAAGCGCTCAAGCGCATTCGCGCGGTCGAGGTGGAGTTTGAGATCTCCCCCGGCGAAGGCAGCAAGATCGTGATGACCACCGCCATGGGTGATTCGCGGAATGTGCTCTCGGCCTTTGACTCACAATGCGAAGGGTATCTGGTGAAACCGATCACGCCCGAGGCTCTTGAGAAGCAGCTGATCTGCCTGGATCTGATCCCGGCCTGA
- a CDS encoding response regulator has translation MKILSADDDLTSRLLLKANLLRWGHEVVSAEDGLSAWEHLVRDPEIRFAILDWMMPGADGIDLCTRLAHNELGRFVYTILLTGRAEKKDIVAGLESGAHDFLTKPFNPAELRSRVDVGRRILNYESELGQANQRLQVYATEMEQLAEARARQLVHSERLATLGTMSAGIAHEINNPASFISGNVQTLRRFWSVLQEQDTTEGNPDPERLSFIQEEVPRVLDGIQEGVSRISRIVKGLKSFSSRDTGEMQPCSLNEILENALMLAGHVLKNRMTVEKDLCPDMPLLEGNPQELEQVFVNLFVNAAQAVGKNRQGRLIVRSRANDKDLYTTVEDNGPGIPEELLTKIWDPFFTTKSVGEGTGLGLAISLGIIERHAGQILVDNRPEGGARFLLRLPAAERKVQDGRSDSDRG, from the coding sequence ATGAAGATTCTGAGCGCGGATGATGATCTGACCAGCCGTCTGCTGCTGAAAGCCAATCTCCTCCGCTGGGGACACGAGGTGGTGAGTGCCGAAGACGGACTGAGCGCCTGGGAGCACCTGGTGCGGGACCCGGAGATCCGTTTCGCGATTCTGGACTGGATGATGCCCGGCGCCGACGGGATCGATCTTTGTACACGCCTGGCCCACAATGAACTGGGCCGGTTCGTGTATACGATCCTGCTGACCGGTCGCGCCGAGAAGAAGGACATTGTCGCGGGTCTGGAATCCGGCGCACACGATTTCCTCACCAAACCCTTCAATCCGGCCGAACTTCGATCCAGAGTGGACGTGGGTCGGCGCATCCTCAACTACGAATCGGAACTGGGCCAGGCCAACCAACGTCTCCAGGTGTACGCCACCGAAATGGAACAACTGGCCGAGGCCCGGGCCAGGCAACTGGTGCACAGCGAACGGCTGGCCACTCTGGGAACGATGTCCGCGGGTATCGCACACGAGATCAACAACCCTGCCAGCTTCATTTCGGGAAACGTGCAGACGCTGCGCAGATTCTGGAGCGTGTTGCAGGAGCAGGACACCACCGAAGGCAACCCGGACCCCGAGCGCTTGAGTTTCATCCAGGAAGAAGTGCCGCGGGTTCTGGACGGCATCCAGGAAGGCGTAAGCAGGATCAGCCGGATCGTCAAGGGTCTTAAATCATTCTCGTCGCGCGATACGGGGGAAATGCAGCCCTGTTCGCTCAACGAGATCCTTGAGAACGCGCTGATGCTGGCCGGCCATGTGCTCAAGAACCGCATGACCGTGGAAAAGGATCTCTGCCCGGATATGCCCCTGCTTGAAGGCAACCCACAGGAGCTGGAACAAGTCTTCGTCAATCTGTTCGTCAATGCGGCACAGGCGGTGGGCAAAAACCGGCAGGGGCGGTTAATTGTTCGCAGTCGCGCGAACGATAAGGATCTGTACACCACTGTTGAAGACAACGGTCCTGGAATACCCGAAGAGCTGCTGACGAAGATCTGGGATCCATTCTTCACCACGAAGAGCGTGGGAGAAGGCACGGGGCTTGGCCTCGCGATCAGCCTGGGCATCATCGAACGTCACGCCGGGCAGATCCTCGTTGATAACAGGCCAGAAGGCGGAGCACGCTTCCTGTTGCGACTTCCAGCGGCTGAAAGGAAGGTACAAGATGGTCGTTCAGATTCTGATCGTGGATGA
- a CDS encoding response regulator, translated as MVVQILIVDDELEIREMLARYFRFLGYSVETAANGREAIARLEEIRTDIVISDIMMPEMNGVELLAHIRQEYPMTHAIMITGYVTLDNAMNCMRLGADTMIFKPLEDMSQLEQAVGKAVARIQHWLQLLNDLRAMKPAS; from the coding sequence ATGGTCGTTCAGATTCTGATCGTGGATGATGAACTGGAAATCCGCGAAATGCTGGCACGATACTTCCGGTTTCTGGGGTACTCCGTGGAAACGGCGGCCAACGGGCGGGAAGCCATTGCCAGACTGGAAGAGATCCGGACGGACATCGTGATCTCGGACATCATGATGCCCGAGATGAACGGAGTGGAACTGCTGGCGCACATTCGCCAGGAGTATCCGATGACCCATGCGATCATGATCACGGGCTATGTGACACTGGACAATGCGATGAACTGCATGCGCCTGGGCGCGGACACGATGATCTTCAAGCCTCTCGAAGACATGTCCCAACTGGAACAGGCGGTCGGCAAGGCCGTCGCCCGAATCCAGCACTGGCTGCAGCTGCTCAATGACCTGCGCGCGATGAAACCCGCTTCCTGA